One genomic region from Cellulosilyticum sp. I15G10I2 encodes:
- a CDS encoding ParB/RepB/Spo0J family partition protein: protein MKQRGLGKGLNALLSDEVLTAGEQSNIGIKKVDINEIDPNFGQPRKKFSEEELHELSVSIKEHGILQPLIVREKGGRYEIIAGERRYRASRMAGLTEIPVIIKDFSDQQTLEVALVENIQREDLNAMELACAYSLLMERFDLTQEEVADKVGKSRPSVANIMRLLKLTPYVQEKLREEAISFGHARAILGISDIRSQKQVTDLIVEKRLSVRETEKYIQLLLTKDKASPKDKPTYNPFYREIQENLQKILGTKVTISKGAKKGKIEIEYYSEDELSRIIELMNINH, encoded by the coding sequence ATGAAACAAAGAGGATTAGGAAAAGGATTAAACGCACTTTTATCTGATGAAGTATTAACAGCAGGAGAGCAAAGTAATATAGGTATCAAAAAGGTTGACATAAATGAAATAGATCCAAATTTTGGACAACCTAGAAAAAAATTTAGTGAAGAAGAGTTACATGAACTCAGTGTATCTATTAAAGAACATGGCATACTTCAACCACTTATTGTAAGAGAAAAAGGCGGAAGATATGAAATAATAGCAGGTGAAAGACGTTATAGAGCATCAAGAATGGCAGGACTCACTGAAATACCAGTAATTATAAAAGACTTTAGTGATCAACAAACATTAGAAGTTGCACTCGTTGAAAACATCCAAAGAGAAGATTTAAATGCTATGGAGCTTGCATGTGCGTATAGTCTTCTTATGGAAAGATTTGACTTGACGCAAGAAGAAGTAGCAGATAAGGTGGGTAAAAGCAGGCCTTCTGTGGCTAATATCATGAGATTACTAAAACTTACACCTTATGTACAAGAAAAATTAAGAGAAGAAGCGATTAGTTTTGGCCATGCAAGGGCAATACTTGGAATAAGTGATATTAGGAGCCAAAAACAAGTTACTGATCTTATTGTTGAGAAAAGACTAAGTGTAAGAGAAACCGAAAAATATATTCAATTATTATTAACTAAAGATAAGGCATCTCCTAAAGATAAGCCTACGTATAATCCGTTCTATAGAGAGATACAAGAAAACCTACAAAAAATATTAGGAACGAAAGTAACTATTTCTAAGGGTGCTAAAAAAGGAAAAATAGAAATAGAGTATTATTCTGAAGATGAACTATCTAGAATTATAGAGCTTATGAATATTAATCACTAA
- a CDS encoding ParA family protein has protein sequence MGKIVAVVNQKGGVGKTTTVINLAAALVEQNYKVLIVDIDPQGNATSGCGILKNQVQSTIYDVLVNNEPIKTVIKQAQQENIDVVPSNMNLAGTEVELVNTKQREFILKTQLDSLKKDYDYIFIDCPPAVNILTINALTASSSVLIPMQCEYYALEGLSQLVQTIGLVKKNTNPKLVLEGILFTMYDSRTNLSFQVVKEVQNHFRSIIYNTKITRSVRLSEAPSFGMSCISYDAKSKGTEQYRQLAMEFIERNQ, from the coding sequence ATGGGTAAAATAGTTGCAGTTGTTAATCAAAAAGGGGGAGTAGGGAAAACAACTACTGTTATCAATTTAGCAGCGGCTCTAGTAGAACAAAATTATAAAGTACTGATAGTTGATATAGACCCCCAAGGAAATGCTACAAGTGGATGTGGTATATTAAAAAATCAAGTACAATCAACAATTTATGATGTATTAGTAAATAATGAACCTATCAAAACCGTTATTAAACAAGCTCAGCAAGAAAATATAGATGTTGTTCCTTCAAATATGAACTTAGCGGGGACAGAAGTTGAACTTGTAAATACTAAGCAGAGAGAATTTATATTAAAAACACAATTAGATTCTTTAAAAAAAGACTATGATTACATATTTATAGATTGTCCACCAGCGGTCAATATACTTACAATCAATGCATTAACAGCATCAAGTTCAGTACTTATACCTATGCAATGTGAGTATTATGCATTAGAAGGTCTTTCGCAGCTCGTTCAAACAATAGGTTTGGTTAAGAAAAATACTAATCCTAAATTAGTTCTAGAAGGCATATTATTTACCATGTATGATAGCAGAACAAATCTTTCATTTCAAGTTGTGAAGGAAGTTCAAAATCACTTTAGGAGTATTATATATAATACTAAAATTACTAGAAGTGTTAGATTGAGCGAGGCACCTAGTTTTGGTATGTCTTGTATTAGCTACGATGCAAAATCTAAAGGAACAGAACAATATAGACAACTTGCGATGGAGTTTATAGAAAGGAATCAATAA